A window of the Acidobacteriota bacterium genome harbors these coding sequences:
- a CDS encoding NIPSNAP family protein, producing the protein MTSPLFHGLLATALAAGIVTTTSAAAQDSGKVFELRTYITYEGRLEALNTRFADHSIALLRKHGAEVVAFWTPVDGNNAENTLIYIVAFPSREARDQIWHAVFSDPTWPKIKADSEKGGKVVKRVTSRLMTATEYSPLQ; encoded by the coding sequence ATGACCAGTCCCCTCTTCCATGGCCTACTCGCCACGGCCCTCGCCGCCGGCATCGTCACCACCACGTCGGCGGCGGCTCAGGATTCCGGCAAAGTCTTCGAGCTCCGCACCTACATCACCTACGAAGGCCGTCTCGAGGCCCTCAACACCCGCTTCGCCGACCACAGCATCGCCCTGCTGCGCAAACACGGCGCCGAAGTCGTCGCCTTCTGGACCCCCGTCGACGGCAACAACGCCGAAAACACCCTCATCTACATCGTCGCCTTCCCGAGCCGCGAAGCCCGTGACCAGATCTGGCATGCCGTCTTCTCCGATCCGACCTGGCCCAAGATCAAGGCCGACTCCGAGAAAGGCGGCAAAGTCGTCAAGCGAGTCACCTCCCGGCTCATGACCGCCACCGAATACTCGCCCCTGCAGTAA